The DNA segment GCGGCAATCTCCCGGCGCACCGACGGTCCGGCGCCTTGCTTATCGACGATCCACCGTGCCGGGAAGAGAAAATGGTGGGCGATACTGGACTTGAACCAGTGACCCCCTGCATGTCAAGCAGGTACTCTAACCATCTGAGCTAATCGCCCCCGTAGACATCGAACAAGTATTAGTAACAAAACTAACCGTAAGATGTCAATTATATTGTAAATGTTTCCCGGCCCGCATTCCCGCGACGATAACCGATGAGCTATCCGTAGACGGCTTCGATAAAGCCCCTGGGCGTCGGATCGAAAACACGGATCTCCGCCCCCGTTTCCCTCGCAAGGTCTTTCGGGGAAAGGTTGTCGAGAAAGCGATCTCCGGCGTCCCGCAAGATCACGGATGGGAGATAGACACGCCCGGCTCCCCCCTTCCGCTTCAGCGCCTCCAGGATATCCCGCCCTCCCAACAGCCCGGTCACATTTACGCTTTTCCCCATGAGGCGGTTTTCCACCGATACCGCCTCGAACCGCGCGCTTGCCCGCCTGGAAAATTCCGCGAGGAACGGCCTCACGTAATCCCTGGGAGAAAGCCCCGTCACGACTGCGCCTCCCGCGTCCGCGGCAGGCCATCGTTTTCTGCGGAAGAGGGCTTTGGCCTCGTCCACGAACCTGCGCAGGAGGCCCACTCCGTTCCCGATCTGCGCGAAGGACCCGTATGCACTGCCCTCGGGAATCTCCTTCCCGGCCTTCAGGTAATATTCGTCGGCGGCGACGGCGAACGATTCTCCGTCTATTTTACCCGCAGCACGCGAGATCCTCTCCAGCATGGCGAGGGTCTCCTCAGCTTCCCGCCTGTCGACCGGACGAAGCGGGGGAAGCCCCTCACGGTGCGCAGTGAGACCGACGGGAACCACCGCGACGGTGGCAAGCCCCGGGCGCAGAGGAAAGAGCGAGCGAAGCGTCCGCTCCAGCTCCGCCCCGTCGTTGATGCCGGGGCAGA comes from the Deltaproteobacteria bacterium genome and includes:
- a CDS encoding DUF512 domain-containing protein; translated protein: MHEPVTGVRVESVAAGSPADRAGIGCGDRIVSVSEEPICDLLDLHFHTSRKSFRLRWVSPEGITNEKTIRPGGEALGIFPEPIRVKRCRNRCIFCFVHQLPRGLRRSLYVKDEDIRLSFLHGQYVTFSDISGDELRKILEYRLSPLYVSIHTTDLSLRRKMLGNPAIADIMDVMKRLVEGGIVLHGQIVVCPGINDGAELERTLRSLFPLRPGLATVAVVPVGLTAHREGLPPLRPVDRREAEETLAMLERISRAAGKIDGESFAVAADEYYLKAGKEIPEGSAYGSFAQIGNGVGLLRRFVDEAKALFRRKRWPAADAGGAVVTGLSPRDYVRPFLAEFSRRASARFEAVSVENRLMGKSVNVTGLLGGRDILEALKRKGGAGRVYLPSVILRDAGDRFLDNLSPKDLARETGAEIRVFDPTPRGFIEAVYG